One genomic window of Micromonospora sp. WMMD1128 includes the following:
- a CDS encoding ABC transporter permease translates to MNTVTDRLRPLTGHRLFWPVLVLVVMLAANTVYRPGFLAVEVKSGHLYGTPIDILRLSAPLILVALGMTLVIATGGIDLSVGSLCAISGAIACLHISESADQNSPSTVLTALALAFGAALVLGAWNGVLVSVIGIQPIIATLILMVAGRGIAQLVTEGQIITINSEPYRAIGLGHFLTLPLAILIALAAALLVAAFTRRTALGLIVESVGGNAEASRLAGIRSRRVVFLVYVVSAACAALAGFMVTANVSSADGNAAGLWIELDAILAVVIGGTSLAGGRFSLGGTVLGALIIQTLTTTVYAMNISPQTSLLFKAVVVIAVCLVQAPAFRARFRRRRRGVEPGPATPQREKEQVSA, encoded by the coding sequence ATGAACACCGTCACCGACCGCCTCCGCCCGCTGACCGGGCACCGCCTGTTCTGGCCGGTCCTGGTGCTCGTGGTGATGCTCGCCGCGAACACCGTCTACCGGCCCGGCTTCCTCGCCGTGGAGGTCAAGAGCGGCCACCTGTACGGCACGCCGATCGACATCCTCCGGTTGAGCGCGCCGCTGATCCTGGTCGCGCTCGGCATGACCCTGGTCATCGCCACCGGCGGCATCGACCTGTCCGTCGGCTCGCTCTGTGCCATCAGCGGCGCGATCGCCTGCCTGCACATCAGTGAGTCGGCCGACCAGAACAGCCCGTCCACCGTGCTCACCGCGTTGGCCCTGGCCTTCGGGGCCGCGCTCGTGCTCGGCGCGTGGAACGGCGTGCTGGTCTCCGTCATCGGCATCCAGCCCATCATCGCCACGCTGATCCTGATGGTGGCCGGCCGGGGCATCGCCCAGCTGGTCACCGAGGGGCAGATCATCACGATCAACTCCGAGCCCTACCGGGCGATCGGGCTCGGGCACTTCCTGACCCTGCCGCTGGCCATCCTGATCGCGCTCGCCGCGGCGCTGCTGGTGGCCGCGTTCACCCGCCGCACCGCGCTCGGGCTGATCGTGGAGTCGGTCGGCGGCAACGCCGAGGCCAGCCGGCTGGCCGGCATCCGGTCGCGCCGGGTGGTCTTCCTCGTCTACGTGGTCAGCGCCGCCTGCGCCGCGCTCGCCGGCTTCATGGTCACCGCGAACGTGTCGAGCGCCGACGGCAACGCCGCGGGGCTCTGGATCGAGCTGGACGCGATCCTCGCGGTGGTGATCGGCGGCACCTCGCTGGCCGGCGGCCGGTTCTCCCTCGGCGGCACCGTCCTCGGCGCGTTGATCATCCAGACCCTGACCACCACCGTGTACGCCATGAACATCTCGCCACAGACGTCGCTGCTGTTCAAGGCCGTCGTCGTCATCGCCGTCTGCCTGGTGCAGGCCCCGGCGTTCCGGGCCCGGTTCCGGCGGCGCCGGCGCGGCGTCGAGCCCGGTCCGGCCACGCCGCAGCGGGAGAAGGAGCAGGTTTCGGCATGA
- a CDS encoding L-ribulose-5-phosphate 4-epimerase, whose translation MNTDVARQIAALRQTVAGLHRELTRYNLVAWTAGNVSARVPGQDLMVIKPSGVDYDDLTADTMVLCDLNGVVVDGGGSPSSDTAAHAYVYRAMPEVGGVVHTHSGYATAWAARGESIPCWLTAQADEFGGEIPVGPFALIGGDDIGKGIVSTLSGHRSPAVLMRNHGVFTIGKDARAAVKAAVMCEDVARTAHLARALGQPLPIAPADIDALHDRYQNVYGQRPPTG comes from the coding sequence ATGAACACCGACGTCGCCCGGCAGATCGCCGCGCTGCGGCAGACGGTCGCCGGCCTGCACCGCGAGCTGACCCGCTACAACCTGGTCGCCTGGACCGCCGGCAACGTGTCCGCGCGGGTCCCCGGGCAGGACCTCATGGTGATCAAGCCGAGCGGGGTGGACTACGACGACCTGACCGCCGACACCATGGTGCTCTGCGACCTGAACGGCGTCGTGGTCGACGGCGGCGGCTCGCCGTCCAGCGACACCGCCGCGCACGCCTACGTCTACCGCGCGATGCCCGAGGTCGGCGGCGTCGTGCACACGCACAGCGGGTACGCCACCGCTTGGGCGGCCCGGGGCGAGTCGATCCCGTGCTGGCTGACCGCGCAGGCCGACGAGTTCGGTGGCGAGATCCCGGTCGGGCCGTTCGCGCTGATCGGCGGCGACGACATCGGCAAGGGCATCGTCAGCACGTTGTCCGGGCACCGGTCACCCGCGGTGCTCATGCGCAACCACGGCGTCTTCACCATCGGCAAGGACGCGCGCGCGGCGGTCAAGGCCGCGGTGATGTGCGAGGACGTCGCTCGCACGGCGCACCTGGCCCGCGCGCTCGGGCAGCCGCTGCCGATCGCGCCGGCCGACATCGACGCGCTCCACGACCGCTACCAGAACGTGTACGGCCAGCGCCCGCCCACCGGGTGA
- a CDS encoding ABC transporter substrate-binding protein, protein MRTRSMTRTVIAALAGVLLAGSMAACGNSDTGGDSGGGDDKLVLGFSQVGAESGWRTANTTSIKEAAGEAGIELKFDDAQQKQENQIKAIRNFIQQKVDVIAFSPVVESGWDTVLKEAKDAKIPVILTDRAVDSADKSLYKTFLGSDFVKEGRLAGEWLVEEKKSATGPVNIVELQGTTGSAPANDRKKGFGEAIAANPNLKIVASQSGDFTRAGGKQVMEQFLKANPKIDVLFAHNDDMGLGALEAITAAGKVPGKDITIITVDAVKDGMQALADGKFNFIAECSPLLGPQLMDLTKKVAAGEEVPARIETEETTFTQTTAKEALPNRKY, encoded by the coding sequence ATGCGAACCAGGAGTATGACCCGTACGGTCATCGCGGCCCTTGCCGGCGTGCTGCTCGCCGGCAGCATGGCCGCCTGCGGCAACAGCGACACCGGCGGCGATTCCGGCGGCGGCGACGACAAGCTCGTCCTGGGCTTCTCCCAGGTCGGCGCGGAGAGCGGCTGGCGTACCGCCAACACCACCTCGATCAAAGAGGCGGCGGGCGAGGCCGGCATCGAGCTGAAGTTCGACGACGCGCAGCAGAAGCAGGAGAACCAGATCAAGGCGATCCGGAACTTCATCCAGCAGAAGGTCGACGTGATCGCCTTCTCGCCGGTGGTGGAGTCCGGCTGGGACACCGTGCTCAAGGAGGCCAAGGACGCGAAGATCCCGGTCATCCTGACCGACCGCGCGGTCGACTCGGCCGACAAGTCGCTCTACAAGACGTTCCTCGGCTCCGACTTCGTCAAGGAGGGCCGGCTCGCCGGCGAGTGGCTGGTGGAGGAGAAGAAGTCCGCCACCGGCCCGGTGAACATCGTCGAGCTTCAGGGCACCACCGGCTCGGCGCCGGCCAACGACCGGAAGAAGGGCTTCGGCGAGGCCATCGCGGCCAACCCCAACCTCAAGATCGTCGCGTCGCAGTCCGGTGACTTCACCCGCGCCGGCGGCAAGCAGGTGATGGAGCAGTTCCTCAAGGCCAACCCGAAGATCGACGTGCTCTTCGCGCACAACGACGACATGGGCCTGGGCGCGCTCGAGGCGATCACCGCGGCCGGCAAGGTGCCGGGCAAGGACATCACCATCATCACCGTCGACGCGGTGAAGGACGGCATGCAGGCCCTGGCGGACGGCAAGTTCAACTTCATCGCCGAGTGCAGCCCGCTGCTCGGCCCGCAGCTCATGGACCTGACGAAGAAGGTCGCGGCGGGCGAAGAGGTGCCGGCCCGGATCGAGACCGAGGAGACCACCTTCACCCAGACGACGGCGAAGGAAGCCCTCCCCAACCGCAAGTACTGA
- a CDS encoding ricin-type beta-trefoil lectin domain protein produces MGWNSWNTFGCNISESLIRQMADAMVSSGMRDAGYEYVVVDDCWMNPNRDSAGNLQGDPGRFPSGMKALGDYIHARGLKFGIYQGPLTKTCAQYFNSYPGSTGAQGHEVQDARQFASWGVDYLKYDWCSPSGSIDEQVRVFNLMRDALAGTGRPIVYSINSNSVHSKTGPQRDWGDVANMWRTTEDITNTWNSGQTNGYPMGIQNIVDVTVPLAGRARPGAFNDMDMLEVGRGGMTDTEMRSHFALWAVLASPLIAGNDLRNMNAATQTILKNPTLIGISQDALALQAAQVSFDGTRRVLAKRLANGDVAVALFNQGSGTTTISTTAAAVGKSGTSFTLRDAWTDTTSTTSGAISASVPGHGTVVYRVSGGGTTTPPPTPTTFRLRSESAGRCLDVDNGGTANGTGTLIWDCHGNPNQQFTASGQTLQVLGKCLDVPTNATTGTRVQIWDCNGGTNQQWTFNSNGTVSNGRFPSLCLDVDGGATANGTRVILWTCHGNTNQRWSRA; encoded by the coding sequence ATGGGGTGGAACAGTTGGAACACGTTTGGTTGCAATATCAGTGAGTCGTTGATCCGGCAGATGGCGGACGCGATGGTGAGTTCTGGTATGCGGGATGCCGGGTATGAGTATGTGGTGGTGGATGACTGTTGGATGAATCCGAATCGGGATTCGGCGGGGAATCTGCAGGGGGATCCGGGTCGGTTCCCGTCGGGGATGAAGGCCCTGGGTGACTACATTCATGCGCGGGGGTTGAAGTTCGGGATCTATCAGGGTCCGTTGACGAAGACGTGTGCGCAGTATTTCAACAGTTATCCGGGGTCGACGGGGGCGCAGGGGCATGAGGTGCAGGACGCGCGTCAGTTCGCGTCCTGGGGGGTGGACTATCTGAAGTACGACTGGTGTTCGCCGTCTGGGTCGATCGATGAGCAGGTGCGGGTGTTCAACCTGATGCGTGATGCCCTGGCGGGGACGGGTCGGCCGATCGTGTACAGCATCAACTCCAACAGTGTGCATTCGAAGACGGGTCCGCAGCGGGACTGGGGTGATGTGGCGAACATGTGGCGGACCACGGAGGACATCACGAACACGTGGAACTCGGGGCAGACCAACGGGTATCCGATGGGGATCCAGAACATCGTGGACGTGACGGTGCCCCTTGCGGGGCGGGCGAGGCCGGGGGCGTTCAACGACATGGACATGTTGGAGGTGGGTCGGGGTGGGATGACCGACACGGAGATGCGGAGTCATTTCGCGTTGTGGGCGGTGTTGGCGTCGCCGTTGATCGCGGGTAACGATCTGCGGAACATGAACGCGGCGACGCAGACGATTCTGAAGAATCCGACGTTGATCGGGATCAGTCAGGACGCGTTGGCGTTGCAGGCGGCGCAGGTGTCGTTCGACGGTACCCGCCGGGTGTTGGCGAAGCGGTTGGCCAACGGTGATGTGGCGGTGGCGTTGTTCAACCAGGGCAGTGGCACCACCACGATCTCCACCACCGCGGCGGCGGTGGGTAAGAGCGGCACCTCGTTCACGCTGCGCGATGCGTGGACCGACACGACGAGCACCACCTCCGGCGCGATCTCGGCGAGCGTCCCCGGCCACGGCACCGTCGTCTACCGGGTCAGCGGGGGCGGCACCACCACCCCGCCGCCCACCCCGACCACGTTCCGGCTGCGCAGCGAGTCGGCCGGCCGGTGCCTCGACGTCGACAACGGCGGCACCGCGAACGGCACCGGCACGCTGATCTGGGACTGCCACGGCAACCCGAACCAGCAGTTCACCGCCAGCGGGCAGACGCTCCAGGTGCTGGGCAAGTGCCTCGACGTGCCGACCAACGCGACCACCGGCACCCGGGTGCAGATCTGGGACTGCAACGGCGGCACCAACCAGCAGTGGACGTTCAACAGCAACGGCACGGTGAGCAACGGGCGCTTCCCGTCCCTGTGCCTGGACGTCGACGGCGGCGCCACCGCCAACGGCACCCGGGTGATCCTCTGGACCTGCCACGGCAACACCAACCAGCGGTGGAGCCGGGCGTGA
- the yjfF gene encoding galactofuranose ABC transporter, permease protein YjfF translates to MSSTSLSAVRSWRPSLPRRHVPVLATLALLLVMYGIGVSQYRAFSNVQVIFNVFIDNGFVLVVAVGMTFVILTGGIDLSVGSVVAMTAMVSAALLRDGMPAALVLVIALLIGPTLGFLMGCAIHFFEIQPFIVTLAGMFFARGMCTFISGSSISITDGFWTGMSQERIGNPAGNFVSISVLIAFAVVLVAAYVLAYTRFGRNVYAVGGNAQSALLMGLPVGRTRIAVYTISGLCSAIGGLLLSFYTLSGAPLIAVGMELDVIAAVVIGGTVLTGGSGYVFGTVLGVLVLGVIQTLITFDGSLNSWWTKIVIGGLLFAFILLQRLIGIRFK, encoded by the coding sequence ATGAGCAGCACGTCGTTGTCCGCCGTCCGGTCCTGGCGGCCCAGCCTGCCCCGGCGACACGTCCCGGTCCTGGCCACGCTCGCGCTGCTGCTGGTCATGTACGGCATCGGCGTGTCCCAGTACCGCGCCTTCTCCAACGTCCAGGTGATCTTCAACGTCTTCATCGATAACGGTTTCGTTCTCGTGGTCGCGGTCGGGATGACGTTCGTGATCCTCACCGGCGGCATCGACCTGTCCGTCGGCTCGGTGGTCGCGATGACCGCGATGGTGTCGGCCGCCCTGCTCCGCGACGGCATGCCGGCGGCCCTGGTGCTGGTCATCGCGCTGCTCATCGGCCCCACGCTCGGGTTCCTGATGGGCTGCGCGATCCACTTCTTCGAGATCCAACCGTTCATCGTCACACTCGCCGGGATGTTCTTCGCCCGGGGCATGTGCACGTTCATCAGCGGCTCCTCGATCTCCATCACCGACGGTTTCTGGACCGGCATGTCCCAGGAGCGCATCGGCAACCCGGCCGGGAACTTCGTCTCGATCAGCGTGCTCATCGCGTTCGCGGTGGTGCTCGTCGCCGCGTACGTGCTGGCGTACACCCGGTTCGGCCGCAACGTGTACGCGGTCGGCGGCAACGCGCAGTCGGCGCTGCTGATGGGCCTGCCGGTCGGGCGGACCCGGATCGCCGTCTACACGATCAGCGGGCTCTGCTCGGCCATCGGCGGCCTTCTGCTGTCGTTCTACACGCTGTCCGGCGCGCCGCTGATCGCCGTCGGCATGGAGCTGGACGTGATCGCGGCGGTGGTGATCGGCGGGACCGTGCTCACCGGCGGGTCCGGATACGTCTTCGGCACCGTCCTCGGCGTGCTGGTGCTCGGCGTCATCCAGACCCTGATCACCTTCGACGGCAGCCTCAACTCCTGGTGGACCAAGATCGTGATCGGCGGGCTGCTCTTCGCGTTCATCCTCCTCCAGCGCCTCATCGGCATCCGGTTCAAGTGA
- a CDS encoding sugar ABC transporter ATP-binding protein, giving the protein MTGDRPVLTMTGISKSFPGVRALHDVDFRLFPGEVHALMGENGAGKSTLIKVLTGVYGTDAGVVTLAGDQVSFSGPMQAAAAGVSTVYQEVNLCTNLSVAENIFIGREPRRLGAVRWGEMRRRARQLLARLDLALDVGAQLGTYSLAVQQMVAIARAIDVQARVLILDEPTSSLDAGEVAQLFRIMRQLRDDGIAILFVTHFLDQVYDIADRITVLRNGSLVGEYRTEELPQFSLVEKMIGQELDVLEGLDVQQQRATVASDKAPLVDAAELGRRGAVAPFSLRIHAGEVVGLAGLLGSGRTEVARLLFGADRADHGQVLVDGGRAPLRTPIQAIGRGIGFCSENRRAEGIVPELSVRENMILAMQAARGWLRPIPRRRQDELVQKYVEALSIRPANPELPVRNLSGGNQQKVLLARWLITEPRLLILDEPTRGIDVGAKAEIQKLVVQLSDGGMAVLFISAELEEVLRLSHRVAVMRDREMVAQLDNDSSLDADRVMRTIASGTPREEVNR; this is encoded by the coding sequence ATGACGGGTGACCGTCCGGTCCTGACCATGACCGGAATCAGCAAGTCCTTCCCCGGCGTCCGCGCGCTGCACGACGTCGACTTCCGGCTGTTCCCGGGCGAGGTCCACGCGCTCATGGGTGAGAACGGCGCCGGCAAGTCCACCCTGATCAAGGTGTTGACGGGCGTCTACGGCACCGACGCCGGCGTCGTCACGCTCGCCGGTGACCAGGTGTCGTTCAGCGGGCCGATGCAGGCCGCCGCGGCCGGTGTGAGCACCGTCTACCAGGAGGTCAACCTCTGCACGAACCTGTCGGTGGCGGAGAACATCTTCATCGGCCGCGAACCCCGCCGCCTGGGCGCCGTGCGGTGGGGCGAGATGCGCCGGCGGGCGCGTCAGCTCCTGGCCCGGCTCGACCTCGCCCTCGACGTCGGCGCGCAGCTCGGGACATACTCCCTCGCCGTGCAGCAGATGGTCGCCATCGCCCGCGCCATCGACGTCCAGGCCCGGGTGCTCATCCTCGACGAACCGACGTCCAGTCTGGACGCCGGCGAGGTCGCCCAGTTGTTCCGGATCATGCGCCAGTTGCGGGACGACGGGATCGCGATCCTGTTCGTCACCCACTTCCTCGACCAGGTCTACGACATCGCCGACCGCATCACCGTGCTGCGCAACGGCAGCCTGGTGGGGGAGTACCGGACCGAGGAACTGCCGCAGTTCAGCCTGGTGGAAAAGATGATCGGCCAGGAGCTGGACGTGCTGGAAGGGCTCGACGTGCAGCAGCAGCGCGCCACCGTCGCGTCGGACAAGGCCCCGCTCGTGGACGCCGCCGAGCTGGGCCGCCGTGGCGCGGTCGCCCCGTTCAGCCTGCGCATCCACGCCGGTGAGGTGGTCGGGCTGGCCGGTCTGCTCGGCTCCGGTCGGACGGAGGTGGCCCGGCTGCTCTTCGGCGCCGACCGCGCCGACCACGGTCAGGTCCTCGTCGACGGCGGCCGGGCCCCGCTGCGTACCCCGATCCAGGCCATCGGCCGGGGGATCGGCTTCTGCTCGGAGAACCGCCGCGCCGAGGGCATCGTGCCCGAGCTGTCGGTCCGGGAGAACATGATCCTGGCGATGCAGGCGGCGCGCGGCTGGCTGCGGCCGATCCCGCGCCGCCGGCAGGACGAGCTGGTCCAGAAGTACGTCGAGGCGCTCAGCATCCGGCCGGCGAACCCGGAGCTGCCGGTGCGCAACCTGTCCGGCGGCAACCAGCAGAAGGTGCTGCTGGCGCGCTGGCTCATCACCGAGCCGCGCCTGCTCATCCTCGACGAGCCCACCCGCGGCATCGACGTCGGCGCCAAGGCCGAGATCCAGAAGCTGGTGGTGCAGCTCTCCGACGGCGGCATGGCGGTGCTGTTCATCTCCGCCGAGCTGGAGGAGGTGCTGCGCCTGAGCCACCGGGTCGCGGTCATGCGCGACCGTGAGATGGTCGCCCAGCTCGACAACGACAGCTCGCTCGACGCGGACCGCGTCATGCGCACCATCGCCAGCGGAACCCCCCGGGAGGAGGTGAACCGATGA
- the araB gene encoding ribulokinase gives MSEVDAADRYVIGVDFGTLSGRALVVRVRDGAELGTAVHEYRRGVIETALPDGGPPLPPDWALQDPDDYRDVLREAVPAALAAAGVDPARVIGIGTDFTACTVLPTLADGTPLCEVPELRHRPHAWVKLWKHHAAQPQADRINALAHERGEPWIGRYGGKISAEWQFAKGLQILAEDPEVYRRADRFIEAADWIVWELCGAETRNACTAGYKGIRQDGQYPSPDYLAALDPDFTDFVTKLDGPLLPLGDRAGTLSARAAAWTGLPEGIAVAVGNVDAHVTSASAQALHPGRLVAIMGTSTCHVLNGTHPAEVPGMCGVVDGGISPGAWGYEAGQSGVGDIFGWFVRHAAPAGLDSHERLTELAAAQPVGAHGLVALDWWNGNRSLLVNHDLSGLVVGLTLATRPADVYRALLEATAYGTRMIIEAFAEAGVPVDDLVVAGGLTSNRLLMQIYADVTNRPLGIIGSAQGPALGSAIHAAVAAGAYPTVHEASAAMGRVDEGVYRPIPDNVRAYDALYAEYRALHDHFGRGGNDVMLRLRAIRNAAVDAAAAPHDSTLEVVG, from the coding sequence ATGAGCGAGGTGGACGCGGCCGACCGGTACGTGATCGGGGTCGATTTCGGCACGCTGTCCGGGCGGGCGCTCGTGGTGCGGGTCCGCGACGGCGCCGAACTCGGCACGGCGGTGCACGAATACCGGCGCGGGGTGATCGAGACGGCCCTGCCCGACGGCGGCCCGCCGCTGCCGCCGGACTGGGCGTTGCAGGATCCCGACGACTACCGGGACGTGCTGCGCGAGGCGGTGCCCGCCGCGCTGGCCGCCGCCGGCGTGGACCCGGCCCGGGTGATCGGGATCGGCACCGACTTCACCGCCTGCACCGTGCTGCCGACGCTCGCCGACGGCACCCCGCTGTGCGAGGTGCCGGAGCTGCGTCACCGGCCGCACGCCTGGGTCAAGCTCTGGAAGCATCACGCCGCGCAGCCGCAGGCCGACCGGATCAACGCCCTGGCGCACGAGCGGGGCGAGCCGTGGATCGGCCGCTACGGCGGCAAGATCTCCGCCGAGTGGCAGTTCGCCAAGGGGTTGCAGATCCTGGCCGAGGACCCCGAGGTCTACCGACGGGCCGACCGCTTCATCGAGGCCGCCGACTGGATCGTGTGGGAGCTGTGCGGCGCGGAGACCCGCAACGCCTGCACCGCCGGCTACAAGGGCATCCGGCAGGACGGCCAGTACCCGTCACCGGACTACCTGGCCGCGCTCGACCCGGACTTCACCGACTTCGTGACCAAGCTGGACGGCCCGCTGCTGCCGCTCGGCGACCGGGCCGGCACGCTCAGCGCGCGCGCCGCCGCCTGGACCGGGCTGCCCGAGGGCATCGCGGTCGCGGTCGGCAACGTCGACGCGCACGTCACCTCCGCCTCCGCCCAGGCGCTGCACCCGGGCCGGCTGGTGGCCATCATGGGCACCTCCACCTGCCACGTGCTCAACGGCACCCACCCGGCCGAGGTGCCCGGGATGTGCGGTGTGGTCGACGGCGGCATCAGCCCCGGCGCCTGGGGCTACGAGGCCGGGCAGAGCGGCGTGGGGGACATCTTCGGCTGGTTCGTGCGGCATGCCGCCCCGGCCGGCCTGGACTCGCACGAGCGGCTCACCGAACTGGCCGCCGCCCAGCCGGTCGGCGCGCACGGCCTGGTGGCGCTGGACTGGTGGAACGGCAACCGCTCGCTGCTTGTCAACCACGACCTCAGCGGGCTCGTCGTCGGGCTGACCCTGGCCACCCGCCCGGCGGACGTCTACCGCGCGTTGCTGGAGGCCACCGCCTACGGCACCCGGATGATCATCGAGGCGTTCGCCGAGGCGGGCGTGCCGGTCGACGACCTGGTGGTGGCCGGCGGGCTGACCTCGAACCGGTTGCTGATGCAGATCTACGCCGACGTCACCAACCGGCCGCTCGGCATCATCGGCTCGGCCCAGGGGCCGGCGCTCGGGTCCGCCATCCACGCCGCGGTCGCCGCCGGGGCGTACCCGACGGTGCACGAGGCGTCGGCGGCCATGGGCCGGGTCGACGAGGGCGTCTACCGGCCGATCCCGGACAACGTCCGCGCCTACGACGCGCTCTACGCCGAATACCGGGCGTTGCACGACCACTTCGGTCGCGGCGGGAACGACGTCATGCTCCGCCTGCGGGCGATCCGGAACGCGGCGGTGGACGCCGCCGCGGCGCCGCACGACTCGACCCTGGAGGTGGTCGGATGA
- the mmsB gene encoding multiple monosaccharide ABC transporter permease, translated as MTSTKPSTSPKATAPDAGAGATLHTGTSDPRTLILGNLRQSGIYIALVVIVALFAILTDGVSLSPGNLTNIVLQYSYILVLAIGMVIVIIGGHIDLSVGSVVALTGAVSAVLVIREGMPWWVGILAALAVGVAVGAWHGLWVAYAGIPAFIVTLAGMLLFRGLTLRVLDNISLSPFPSEYQRVAAGFLNGLLGGQGFDAFTLLIGVFAVVGYAASVFRTRLARIRHEQPVESFPLFVVRVVVVGAVVMWFAWQLAHARGLPIVLIILAVLVLIYGLLTRRTVFGRQVYAIGGNLPAATLSGVRVKTVNFWVFVNMGFLSAVAGVIYSSRSNGAQPAAGNMFELDAIAAAFIGGAAVTGGVGTVVGAMVGGLIMAVMSNGMQLMGVDQSIQSVVKGLVLLAAVAFDIWNKRRAAGSR; from the coding sequence ATGACCAGCACGAAGCCCTCCACCTCGCCGAAGGCCACCGCGCCCGACGCCGGGGCGGGCGCCACCCTGCACACCGGGACCAGTGACCCGCGGACGCTGATCCTCGGCAACCTGCGCCAGAGCGGCATCTACATCGCCCTCGTGGTGATCGTCGCGCTGTTCGCGATCCTCACCGACGGCGTCTCGCTCAGCCCCGGCAACCTCACCAACATCGTCCTTCAGTACTCCTACATCCTGGTGCTCGCGATCGGCATGGTCATCGTGATCATCGGCGGGCACATCGACCTGTCCGTCGGCTCGGTGGTGGCGCTCACCGGGGCGGTCTCCGCCGTGCTGGTGATCCGCGAGGGCATGCCCTGGTGGGTCGGCATCCTGGCCGCGCTCGCCGTGGGCGTCGCGGTGGGCGCCTGGCACGGCCTGTGGGTCGCGTACGCCGGGATCCCGGCCTTCATCGTCACCCTGGCCGGCATGCTGCTGTTCCGCGGCCTGACCCTGCGTGTGCTCGACAACATCTCGCTGTCGCCGTTCCCGTCCGAATACCAGCGGGTCGCCGCCGGCTTCCTCAACGGGCTCCTCGGTGGGCAGGGCTTCGACGCCTTCACGCTGCTGATCGGTGTCTTCGCGGTGGTCGGGTACGCGGCGAGCGTCTTCCGGACCCGGCTGGCCCGGATCCGCCACGAGCAGCCGGTGGAGTCGTTCCCGCTGTTCGTCGTCCGGGTGGTGGTGGTCGGCGCCGTCGTCATGTGGTTCGCCTGGCAGCTCGCCCACGCGCGTGGCCTGCCGATCGTGCTGATCATCCTGGCCGTGCTGGTGCTCATCTACGGCCTGCTCACCCGCCGCACCGTCTTCGGCCGTCAGGTCTACGCGATCGGCGGCAACCTGCCGGCGGCGACGCTGTCCGGTGTGCGGGTGAAGACGGTCAACTTCTGGGTCTTCGTCAACATGGGCTTCCTCTCCGCCGTGGCCGGGGTGATCTACTCGTCCCGCTCCAACGGGGCCCAACCGGCGGCCGGCAACATGTTCGAGCTGGACGCGATCGCGGCGGCCTTCATCGGCGGCGCGGCGGTGACCGGTGGGGTCGGCACCGTCGTCGGCGCGATGGTCGGTGGCCTGATCATGGCGGTGATGAGCAACGGAATGCAGCTCATGGGCGTCGACCAGTCCATCCAGTCGGTGGTGAAGGGCCTGGTGCTTCTCGCCGCCGTGGCGTTCGACATCTGGAACAAGCGCCGCGCCGCGGGCAGCCGCTGA